TTCGCCGGCCTCGGCGGTGACCATGAACTCCTGGCTGGCGGAACCACCGATGGCGCCGCTGTCGGCCTCCACGGCCACGGCCCGAAGGCCGCAGCGGCCGAAGATGCGCCGGTAGGCCCCATCAAGTTCGCCATAGGCCCGCCGCAGATCCTCTTCATGGGCGTGGAAGGAATAGGCGTCCTTCATGATGAATTCACGCCCGCGCATCAGGCCGAACCGGGGGCGGATCTCATCGCGAAACTTGGTCTGGATCTGGTAGAGGCAGACCGGCAGCTGGCGGTAGGAGCGCAACAGATCTGCGGCCAGGGCGGTGATCACCTCCTCATGGGTGGGGCCCAGACCCAACGAACGCTGCTGACGATCCACCAGGTGGAACATGATCCCCTCGCCCGCGGTGTAGCCCTGCCAACGGCCACTGCGTTCCCAGAGGTCGGCGGGCTGCAGCTGGGGAAGCAGGGTTTCGAGACCCCCGACGGCGTTCATCTCCTCGCGCACAATCGCTGAGATCTTCTGCAGCACGCGCCAGAGCAGAGGCAGGTAGACATAGATGCCGGACGCCACCCGACGGATGTATCCCCCCCGCAGCAGCAGCTTGTGGGAGATGATTTCGGCTTCGGCGGGATCGTCCCGCAGCGTCACCAGCATCAGGCGGGAGACGCGCATGGGAAGAGTCGAGGGAGCCTTTGGGCTGGACGCTATCACTCAATCCTGCGGGGTAGGCGCGGCGGCGGCCGTGGCCACCGGCGGGACCGGAAAGTTCTGCTAAGGTCCCCGGAACTCCCAATCGTCGCAAAGTCGTCTCATGGTCGCCCATTCGATTCCCACCACTGGAGTGGGTGCGTATTCGGCGGCGCCGCTCCAGGGGGGATTGCCTGAGAGCGCCCATGGGGCGACGGTGGTGGGCGATGCCCTGATCGGCATCGATGAGGTGCAGAAAGCGCTGAACCGCTCACGGGCCTCGGTCTATCGCTACACGAACACCGACCCCCGCAACCTCAATCCCCCGTTCAACCCGCGCAAGCTCAACCCCGAGTACCGCAGCGATCAGAAGGATCCACTCCACTTCCACCCCAACGAAGTGGCCCGCTTTGCCCGGGACGTGCTGCGCATCAAGGAGGTCACCGTGGAGGTCCTCAACTCCCCCTCCACCGCGACCCATCAACTTCTTGGTTCAATCCTTGAGGAACTGCGCTTCATCCGCCAGCACCTTGGCGGCATCGAGAGCCCGCCCCTTGAGTTCAGCGCCAAGCGCGAGCGCAACGAGCAGTCGCGCCCAGCGGCCTAGGCCAGGTGGCCATTTGGGGACGAACTGGATCGTCCTGCCTTTAAGTGCCACAATTGAAGGTGACTGAATACGCGCCCGATGGCGTCAGGTTGCTGACCCTTCGATCCCCGCGACTCAGTTGCTTCCTCCTTCGATCCGAGCATCGCAGGTCGGGGCTGCCCCCTCACCCTCGTCCATGGACTCCGACCCCCCACCCCGAACCGCCGCCAGTCACCCCTTCACCGACGACCCCACGGCAGCGGACACCGGAGAGGATCCCTTCAGTCAAAAACCATTTCAGGCCACCGGTTCCGCCCTGGCTGGGGTCTTGATCGCCCTTTTGGCCCTTGCCCTTCCGCTCGCGAGCGTGATGGGTGATCGGCCGCCCCGACTCGGCCTGGACGGCAGCGACGTCGAGCGGGACGGTTCTGGCAGTGGTGGGTCGAGAGTTAACGGAACCGAAAGTGGTGCTGTTCTCACCCTTCCGGCCAGCTTGAGCGATGGATCTCGAACGCCTGCCCCCCTCACCCGCCCCAGGGCTGGTGAATCTGGTGGTGGAGATTCCCGCCGGCAGCCGTAACAAGTACGAGTACATCCCCGAAGCCGGGGTGATGGCCCTTGATCGGGTGCTGCACTCCTCCGTGCGCTACCCGTTCGACTACGGGTTCGTCCCCAACACCCTGGCGGAGGACGGCGCTCCGCTCGATGCCATGGTGATCATGGAAGAGCCCACCTTCGCCGGCTGTCTGATCGTCGCCCGGCCCATCGGTGTGCTCGACATGATCGACAGCGGCCACCCCGACGGAAAGTTGCTCTGCGTGCCGGCGGCCGATCCGCGCCAGGACGGCATCCGCAGCATTCGCCAGATCGCCACCACCCAGCTGGAGGAGGTGGCGGAGTTCTTTCGCATCTACAAGAATCTGGAGGGCCGAACCACCACGATCCTCGGCTGGCAGAATTCAGACTGCGTCGCAGCCCTGTTGGAGCGGTGCATCAGGGCAGCCCAGGGGCCGCTCAGCGGCGACGCTGAAGCAGGAAACCCTCCACATCAAGGGCCTGGAAAATCCTCGCCGGATCACTGAAGCCGGCCGCGTTGACCAGAGCCGTGAGGCGGGCCAAGCCGATGGGGTGAAGGGCCTGGGTCAGGGGAGCCAGCTGTTCATCGCTGGCCAAGAGCCCACTGGCCCGCTGAAAGCCCAGCCAGGCGGCCTCCAGCTGCTCCTCCAGGCCACTGAGGGAGGAGCGCATCAGATCCACCAACACCAGTTGCCCCCCGGGTTGAAGGCTCTGGGCCAGGGCCGTGAGGAAGGCCAGCTTGCTGCCGTCGTCGGGGAGCGACTGGAGCACCAGCACCGAGAGGGCTCCGGCGAACCGTCCGTTTTCCTGCAGCGATTCCACCGTGCAGGGGCGCCATTCGATCGTGGGCGCATGGCTGAGCCGTTCCTGGGCCACCTGGAGCATGGCCGCCGAAGGGTCGATGGCCGTGAGCCGCCAGTCAGGACGCTGGGCCACCGCCTCCAGCAGCTCGGCGCCGGTGCCACAGCCGGCGACCAGCACTGCTGCGCCCTGCTGAGCGGCGCTGGGACCAGCGGCCAACAGCGCCACCGCCAGGCGCGCCAGGCTGGTGTAGCCAGGGATCAGTTGCTGCAGGATCAGGTCGTAGCCGGCCGTCTCCAGGGGTTCATCGGGGTGGGCGACCACGGCGGAGGGACAGCTGCGCCGATGCTAGGGAGCAGCTCCGCCAAGATCCGTTGCATGGGCGAAAAGCAGGCGCCAACCGACAGGTAGGTTGGACGGCGCCATGTCCCCCTATCGACAGTGCCCACCATCCGTTTCGAAAAGGAAGGCCAGCAGGTCGGCTGCATCGAGGGGGCCAATCTGCGCAAGGCCGCCCTGGACGCGGGCATCAACCCCTACAAGGGCCTGAACAACTTCAACAACTGCGGTGGTCTCGGCCAGTGCGGCACCTGTGTGATGGAGGTGCTCGAAGGTGAGCGCAACCTCTCCCCCCGCAGCGATGTCGAGCAGGTCTACCTCGCCGACCGGCCCTCCAACTACCGCCTCAGCTGCCGCACCACCGTCAATGGCGACGTCACCGTGCGCACCCGCCCCGACGCTGGGGTGGGCAAAGGCTCCAACAGCCTGGTGGGAGCCCTCAAAGCGCTGATCGGCAAGTAGCGGCGCCATGACCGCCCCAACGGCTCCGGTGCCGGGGAATGCCCTGCGCATCTACAGCTACGCGGCCTGCAGCACCTGCCGCAAAGCCCTGAAGTGGTTGCAGGAGCAGGGCATTGCCCACGAGGTGGTCGACATCACCAGCTCGCCGCCCTCCCTGGCGGAGTTGCGCCAGGCCCTGGCTTCGCTGGGAGATCGCCAGCGCCTGTTCAACACCAGCGGCCTGAGCTACCGCGCCCTCGGTGCCGCCACCGTCAGGTCACTGAGCGACGACGAGGCCCTGTCGGCCCTGGCCGCTGACGGCAAACTGATCAAGCGCCCCTTCGTGCTCACCTCAAACGGCGGGGCCCTCACGGGCTTTGATCCTCAGCGCTGGCAGGAGGCGTTTCACTCACCTGTGGCGTGAGGGTAAGTGCATCGAGCTCCTGCATCAGCTGCTCGATGCCCGCCCGGTTGATCTGGGCCAGGTAGGTCACCTTGAGGTTCTCCAGCAGCGCGCAGATCAACTGCTGGCTGCGCACCATTCCGCCACCCGACTCCAGGGCCAGGGCCAGTTCATCCCAGAAGCGATCGATCAGGTCCTGAATCTCGCGCACCTGCTGGTCGTCGGCCTGCTCCAGGCGCTGGCCAGTGCTGCGCGAGAGGCCGAGGAGGTTGTCAACAACCCCCGCCGCCAGTTGCCGGCTCAGCTCCTGCTCCACCTGCAGCAAGGGCTGAAGGCTGCGCAGGGCCGGTGGCAGCACCGTGGTGCGAAAGCTCTGCTGCAGAGCATGTCCGACGATCGCGCGAAGCTCCGGCGCCAGGCGCGGCGCCACCTGGGCGAGCACCAAGGGGCCCCAGATCCGCAGCAGTTCCACCACCTCCCACTCCTGCTGGGAGGGCACGCTCTGGTGGCTGCGCAGGGTGCGGATCCGATCGGGCCACTGGGGTGAACGAACCAGCTGCTGCATCCCATCGACCAGCTGCAACGCCAGCACCTCAAACAGCTCCACCGCCAGCAGGGCCACCACACCGCGGCTGAGCACCGCCCGCAGGGGCTCGAAGTTGACCAACCCGCTGGACTGCAGACGCTCGATCACCGACACCAGTCGCAGCGGCCGCCAGAAAGGCAGCAGCAGCGGCAGATCGGTCCAGCGCCGCAGGCAGGCCTGCCGCCAGCTCAGGCCAGGTAGGCGCCGGCGCAGGCGCACCAGGCGCATCAGGATGTCGAGCAGGAAGATCCACTGGAACAGCAGCAGGTCGATGCGCCAGAAGTGGTCGGTGGGGCGGCCGTTCTCATCGATCGAACGCCAGTAGTTGGTGGCCACCAGGGGCAACACCTCCTTGCGCCAGAACAGCCGTTCACCGCTCCAGGGGTGCTGCTGCAGCCAGGCGTCGCTGAGCAACCGCTCCGCCGAAGCCTTGGCGGAATCCAGATCAGCTCGCTGGCGCAGGCGGTTCTTGATCTTCTCCAGGGTTCCGGTGGCGCCAGAGGCCTGAAACGGGTTGGTGTCGATCAGGGCGCGGGTGAGCTCCAGCTGCTGGCGCCGCAAATCTGAGCGCTGGCGGGGATCCACTCCCGCCTGGGTCATCGCCCGATCGAGGGCCTCGAAGCGCACCAGAAAGGTGCGGGTCTCCCGGTGGGGCTCGATGCCCTTCACCGGGTCGTAGAGCGGCGTGACATCGGGCAGGACCGTCATGGGCAGCATCAGCGGCACCGACGGCAGGGGGTAGAGGTTGCGCTGCAGCCAGAAGGTGCGCAGGGGCACATAGCTGAGGTCGAAGCCCACAAAGATCAGGTTGACGGTGGCCCAGAGGGCCACGAAGCGGTCCCAGCCACGCCAGAGCGGCGCCGCTTCCGGGGGGACAGGATCGTGCCAGCGGGGCCGAACCATGGCGTCAGCACGGGAAGGCTCAGGCTAGGGAAGGCGCCCTGCCTAATCTCCAGCATTCACCGCGCCCCAGGAGCGCCAGCCCTTGACCGCCCAGGACCCCCAAGCCCCGCCGCCCCAAGCCACGCCAGCGGCGCCCGCACCCAAGGCTTCCGCCGAGAAACCGGAGGAGAGCGCCTGGGGGTTCTGGCGCAGCGTGGTGATGACCCTGGCGATCGCCCTGGGGGTTCGTCAATTCCTGCTCGAGGCCCGCTTCATCCCCTCCGGCTCGATGCTGCCCGGCCTGCAGATCCAGGACCGGCTGTTGGTGGAAAAGCTCAGCTACCGGCAGCGGGAGCCGCGGCGCGGAGAAATCGCGGTGTTCCACTCCCCGTACCACTTCGATCCAGCCCTCTCCGTCGACCACAAGGTGGGCCCCCTGCGCTGCCTGCTGGTGAACCTGCCTCTGGTGGGCGCCCTGCCGGGGATTCAGGAACCGGCCTGCGACGCCTACATCAAGCGCGTGATCGGCGTTCCCGGCGACCATGTGGTGGTGAACCCCAGGGGCGAGGTGAGCATCAACGGCCGGCGGCTGGTGGAGCCCTACGTCCAGAACTATTGCCCGGTGGACAACCAGGGCATGGGACCCTGCCGCCCGCTGAATGCGGTGGTGCCCAAGGGCCACGTGCTGATGCTCGGGGACAACCGCTCCAACAGCTGGGACGGACGGTTCTGGCCAGGGGGTCCGTTCGTGCCCCAGAGCGAGATCATCGGCCGCGCCTTCTACCGCTTCTTCCCCTTCAACGCCCTGGGTGATCTGGGGGCCCCCGATCCCCTCAAGGCAGCGGCCCCCGCCACAGGGAAGCCCTGAGACCTGTGGCCAGCACCTGGCCCCGCTGACGCTCGGCCGCCAGGGGCTCATTCGCCGCCAGGGGAGCCTCCAGGTCCGCTTGCGGGTCCCACTCCTGATCGGGATTGAACAGCAGCCAGCGGCGGCCGCCCAGTTCCAGCCGCTCCCCAGGCCGACCGAGCAGCCGGGAGGGTCCCCAGCTCAGGGCCTGCCACAGATCGTTCACGCTCCAGCCGCGGCCCACCACCAG
Above is a genomic segment from Cyanobium sp. ATX 6F1 containing:
- a CDS encoding Spx/MgsR family RNA polymerase-binding regulatory protein, whose translation is MTAPTAPVPGNALRIYSYAACSTCRKALKWLQEQGIAHEVVDITSSPPSLAELRQALASLGDRQRLFNTSGLSYRALGAATVRSLSDDEALSALAADGKLIKRPFVLTSNGGALTGFDPQRWQEAFHSPVA
- the lepB gene encoding signal peptidase I produces the protein MTAQDPQAPPPQATPAAPAPKASAEKPEESAWGFWRSVVMTLAIALGVRQFLLEARFIPSGSMLPGLQIQDRLLVEKLSYRQREPRRGEIAVFHSPYHFDPALSVDHKVGPLRCLLVNLPLVGALPGIQEPACDAYIKRVIGVPGDHVVVNPRGEVSINGRRLVEPYVQNYCPVDNQGMGPCRPLNAVVPKGHVLMLGDNRSNSWDGRFWPGGPFVPQSEIIGRAFYRFFPFNALGDLGAPDPLKAAAPATGKP
- a CDS encoding 2Fe-2S iron-sulfur cluster-binding protein; the encoded protein is MPTIRFEKEGQQVGCIEGANLRKAALDAGINPYKGLNNFNNCGGLGQCGTCVMEVLEGERNLSPRSDVEQVYLADRPSNYRLSCRTTVNGDVTVRTRPDAGVGKGSNSLVGALKALIGK
- a CDS encoding class I SAM-dependent methyltransferase, whose amino-acid sequence is MVAHPDEPLETAGYDLILQQLIPGYTSLARLAVALLAAGPSAAQQGAAVLVAGCGTGAELLEAVAQRPDWRLTAIDPSAAMLQVAQERLSHAPTIEWRPCTVESLQENGRFAGALSVLVLQSLPDDGSKLAFLTALAQSLQPGGQLVLVDLMRSSLSGLEEQLEAAWLGFQRASGLLASDEQLAPLTQALHPIGLARLTALVNAAGFSDPARIFQALDVEGFLLQRRR
- a CDS encoding inorganic diphosphatase, with amino-acid sequence MDLERLPPSPAPGLVNLVVEIPAGSRNKYEYIPEAGVMALDRVLHSSVRYPFDYGFVPNTLAEDGAPLDAMVIMEEPTFAGCLIVARPIGVLDMIDSGHPDGKLLCVPAADPRQDGIRSIRQIATTQLEEVAEFFRIYKNLEGRTTTILGWQNSDCVAALLERCIRAAQGPLSGDAEAGNPPHQGPGKSSPDH
- a CDS encoding resolvase — encoded protein: MVAHSIPTTGVGAYSAAPLQGGLPESAHGATVVGDALIGIDEVQKALNRSRASVYRYTNTDPRNLNPPFNPRKLNPEYRSDQKDPLHFHPNEVARFARDVLRIKEVTVEVLNSPSTATHQLLGSILEELRFIRQHLGGIESPPLEFSAKRERNEQSRPAA